TGTCCATTGTGTAAAATAATAATGCTAAATAGAAAGGACACATTTTTATTATATGAAAAAATTAATAGATTTATCTAAACAAAATATTATTTGTGTAAAAAATAATGCTGAAAACTTCCGTCACTTCATCATCAAAGAATCTGATGATGAGATAAAACGTCTTCACTCAAATGTTTCGTCTAAAAGGTTGCTTAGAGATAAACAAATATCTATACTCTTAATGTGGGAAATTATTTTGAAAGTTTCTATTGTTGAATTCAGTATCAAAAGCGGCGAAATATTTTGGTTATCAATCTAGAACGGTTAAGCAAAAAATGGAAATAATGATTGAAAAAAATGACTATCATAAAAGCCTAAAAATAAAGTTATTTGCAAAATTTGCGGATCTAAAATTTTTATAACTAAATTTCTCTCGTTCAGAAAACTATCAAATCATTTGCTTAGTTATAAAACCAAAAGGTTAATGATAGTGTCAGAATCACAAAAAAATAAGTGAAGTCACTTTAAGAAATATTGAAACGATGTAACTAAAGAATTAAGAAAAAAAGCAAGCAAAAACTCTAAAAACATTAAATGTAAAATGTCTGTTAAGTTTATGATTAACTCGTTTAAACAAACAAATCAAAATGCTTTTTGTCCTACATTTAGCACAGTTTACAAAGCTCTAAAGCAACAAAGAATAAAACTTTCTTTTGACCCGCTTTTATATTTATCAAGAGGTGGTTATACAAAAACTACATTAAAGCAAGGTAAAAGGTCATTGATACACGCTAGAGACGTAAAATATAGACCTAAAGAAGCAAATTTAAGATTAGAAAAAGGTCATTTTGAAGCTGATACAGTAGTTGGTAAAAGAGAAGATAAGTTTGTTCTTTTCACACTTTTAGATCGTAAAACTAGAGAGTTATACATTGCTTTAACAAAAAGAGATGCAAAATCAATTAACAAAGCATTAAGGATGTTAATAAGAAAATACAATCTCGAAATAAAAACCTTAACAGTAGATAACGGTAGTGAAAACACACTTCTTCATAAAGTGGTAGGTAAGAAAAAGTTATTTAAATGTAAACCTTATGCTTCGTATCAAAA
This genomic window from Mycoplasmopsis gallinacea contains:
- a CDS encoding IS30 family transposase; its protein translation is MSESQKNKWSHFKKYWNDVTKELRKKASKNSKNIKCKMSVKFMINSFKQTNQNAFCPTFSTVYKALKQQRIKLSFDPLLYLSRGGYTKTTLKQGKRSLIHARDVKYRPKEANLRLEKGHFEADTVVGKREDKFVLFTLLDRKTRELYIALTKRDAKSINKALRMLIRKYNLEIKTLTVDNGSENTLLHKVVGKKKLFKCKPYASYQKGSIENAHRYIRRFIPKGKSFNSLTQEYVFWIKEQIDEYKRILAIEN